Part of the Pseudomonas baltica genome is shown below.
CGGCCATCGCCGACTACTTGCAGCACGGTGGTTATGACCGGCACTTGCGCAAGTTGCGCGACAACCTGGAAATGCAGCAAAGCGCGATGCTGGCATCGGCGGCGCGGCATTTCCCGGCGCCAACGCGGGTGACGCGCCCTGCGGGTGGCTATTTCCTGTGGTTCGAGTTCCCTCGCCAAGTGGATTCGCTGCAGCTGTTTCACCAAGCGTTGGAGCGCAATATCAGCCTGGCGCCCGGGCCGATCTTTTCCGCGACCGGGCGCTTCGGCCACTGCGCACGGCTCAATCACGGTTATCCATGGGATGAGCACAGCGAGGCGGCGATGCAGACGTTGGGGGAGTTGTTGCAGCGATTTTGACGTTTCAAGCGCTAGCGAGGGGCTTGCCCCCTCGCTACGGTCATGATCAGGCAGGCACTTCATCCTCGCCCAAGTGCTTTTCCAGATGCCGTTCGATCTGCTCCAGCGACTTGCCCTTGGTTTCCGGTACCCAGATCATCACGAAGATCAGCGAGACGACGTTGATGCCCGCGAAGACCAAAAAGGTAGCGCTGCCGAACAGACTCAACGACAGCGGAAAGAGGAACGCCACCGTGGCGTTGCAGATCCACTGAAAGCACACTGCCATCCCCGTCATCGAGCCGCGCAGATGGGAGGGGAACAGCTCCGACATCAGCAACCAGTAGACCGGAGCGATGAAGGTCTGCATGAACAGCAGAAACATCAAAATGCAGCCCAGTGCCAGATAGCTTTGCATCGGCCCGCTCGGGATCAGGCTCAGCACCAGCCCCAGCGCCACTTGCGCGAGCACCACGAAACTCAGGCCGCTGATCAGCATTGGTCGTCGCCCGATGCGCCCTACCAGCCAGATACCCAGCACCGTAGCCAGCACGGACACGACGCCATTGCCGATGGTTGCGGTCAGCGCAGCATTGGTGCCCAGGCCCGTCGACTTGAGAATGATCGGGGTGAAATACATGAACGCATTGACACCGGTGAACTGGGCGACGAAGCCCAGGGCCATGCCGATGTACAGCAGTTTGCGCGTCCAGGCCTCGCCAAACGCGGCAAACCAGCCCGATTGCTCGTGATCGATCTCGTTCTGACGAATGATTTCTTTCATCTCGCGTTCGGCCTGCTCGGGGTCGGCGCGGATCTCCAGCAGCACCTCCCGCGCTTCGTCGTAGCGGTCCTTGGACGCCAACCAACGTGGCGATTTCGGCACGAAATGCATGCCCACATACAGCAACGCCGCCGGCAGCATGGCAATTGCCAACATGTAACGCCAGACGTGGGGGGTATGGGCGAAGTAGGCGAGCAGGGCATTGGATGAATAGGCCAGGAACTGCCCCAGCACGATCATCAACTCGTTCTGGCTGACCAGCCGCCCGCGCCGTTTAGGCCCGGCCATCTCCGCCAGAAACATCGGCACCGTTGCGGAGGCACCGCCCACGGCCATGCCGAGGATGAAGCGGGTGATGACCATTACGGTTACGTCTGGCGCGAGCGTGCTGCCCAGGGCGCCGATCATGAACAGAATCGCCAGGCCCTTGAGCGCCGTCAGGCGACCGAAGCGATCCGCCAGGTGGCCGGCGAACAGCGAGCCCAGGGCCGCGCCAAGGATCAGCGACGAGGCTACCAGCCCCTCGGTCATGGGTGTCAGGCCCAGGCCGCCTTGATCGGCAGGCAGGGTCATGAACGGCAGCGCACCGGAAATGACCCCGGTGTCATAGCCAAAGGCGAGGGCGCCCATGGTGGCGATCACGGCGACGCGGATGATCAGTCGATTGGCGCGCTTGGCGGCAGCGTCATCGGTTTCGGCGCCCGCAGCGAGCGGGGCAGGGGTGGAGGCAAGCATGGCTGACACGATCCTTTATTCAGAAGACAGGGGCAGTAGGGGTGCCCCTGTAGTCAATGGATCGCGCCGCGACGCAGACGTTCAACACTAAATGGCATTGCGCCAGTTATTGGCACGGAGCGAAAGTGTATCAGGCGGCGGCTTC
Proteins encoded:
- a CDS encoding sugar porter family MFS transporter; the protein is MLASTPAPLAAGAETDDAAAKRANRLIIRVAVIATMGALAFGYDTGVISGALPFMTLPADQGGLGLTPMTEGLVASSLILGAALGSLFAGHLADRFGRLTALKGLAILFMIGALGSTLAPDVTVMVITRFILGMAVGGASATVPMFLAEMAGPKRRGRLVSQNELMIVLGQFLAYSSNALLAYFAHTPHVWRYMLAIAMLPAALLYVGMHFVPKSPRWLASKDRYDEAREVLLEIRADPEQAEREMKEIIRQNEIDHEQSGWFAAFGEAWTRKLLYIGMALGFVAQFTGVNAFMYFTPIILKSTGLGTNAALTATIGNGVVSVLATVLGIWLVGRIGRRPMLISGLSFVVLAQVALGLVLSLIPSGPMQSYLALGCILMFLLFMQTFIAPVYWLLMSELFPSHLRGSMTGMAVCFQWICNATVAFLFPLSLSLFGSATFLVFAGINVVSLIFVMIWVPETKGKSLEQIERHLEKHLGEDEVPA